The stretch of DNA acagctgacagtgctaacagctgacagtgctaacagcgctaacagtgcaaaaaACAGCGAAAGTGCTGACAAATATTATGGGCTGAAAAAGCGacaaatcaaaagaaaaaaaaattctattttcTTTCGCACCGTGCATAAAGGTATCAACCAATCTCGTGCAGAACGGGTTGTGCTATGTCTTGAAAACATTTGGCCTTGCTTAGTTCCAACGCAGTAAGTCTTTACAGAGCAGGAATCCTGTAAATGAACCCGTCAGTGTGCCTGCTGGAGTACCTCTTTGCTCCTTGATGATCCTCAGGGTCACTTTGTCCACAGAGCTCATCTTGTTGCTGAAGTCTTCCACGTACTCCTGCATCAGAGCGAACTCCTCCGGCCGGCTCTTCAGGCCTCGTACCGAGTTGGCTACCGCCCTCACCGTCTCCCCCATCCTGCTCAGGAAGCCTGGACCCTGTTTCTTGTGAGACAACAACTCCTGTCGGGGGGGGGGTCACACACAACGGGGGGCTTTAATTAAGCTGTGCATCGATGTTGATCCAGCTCCTTAATGTTCACACTGGTCTAAATGCATTATATAGAACCGGATTTTTAGAGaccataaataaaaacattatgagCAATAAAGGAATCgtgcaacattttggaaaatacactGATTTTCTTTCTGAGAGTGAAATGAGGAGATGGATATAATCGTGATCAGTTCAGTAGCGtatagggatgtccataattaaccggtTAACCGTttaccgacattaagcattttaaccgattaacgttAGCGGTTAAagcggttaaaagaaatgttaataattaattcaaagatgaccaccttaagaggcggagccggagttgcaggatacaggtcTCCGGTCTTTGGCTCGCTTGAGCGCAGCGGaagagttgtagtttcatagcatttattcaccgacaaataaactgtacacacactgctacacctacgttcacagctagaacaccaccaacaacctcacactcaccaccaacacacacacacacggtctgttggaaactcgctaagttacgcagactacgtgtgcggcggtgagcacgaagcctccggcaaatactagagctgctaacgtagcacaaatacacactgtttgttgggtACTCACTAAAGTTccgccaggcagacacacagctgacaacctgctaaactaaactaaatgtgcggtggagacttttactgggaaagtggctgcatgtccgcgacactacacgcagcatcgtagctgctaagttaacgctcccggatgCTTAATTATGTGGTGATGTTGTGTGTGGTGTGTAGCTACTTGGAACCTTTGTCTGATATAGACGTACTACTTTCTCAGTAATaccaactttattgatccatgggaaatagtgtgtgtgagagagagagagagagagagagagaaagagacctGTGCAGTGAGGAAGACTTTGAAGTGCGGGCTGTAAGACAGTATGGGATGCTCGGAGGTCTTGTCGAGGAAGCGGTCAAGAGCTTTCCTCCTGGTCTCGATGAAGTCGTCGTTGAAGCGTTCCACCATGCCTTTCATCACAAACTTCTCCGGAAGCGGCTGAGGACACAGCGACATTCAGATTCAGGCCTTGTATGTGTGCAAggtagtatactgtatgtagcacacataaaaacagaacagTATCCACGAACGGAAAAGCACCTTGCGAGGGAGCAGTTTTGCTCTGTGTGTTAGGGATGCTAATAATTAACAGTTTAACCGTTTTTTACCAATTAATGCCATCGGTTTAACggttataatattaaaaatgaaataaaaagctgaacaaaacccagaggagcggcttgtcacttaaaggagaatagctggtccaccttaacagcccaccttaagggAGTCTGAGCTGGTGTTGCAGGATACGAGAGcttggctcgggtcttgaggagttgtagcatttattcaccgacaaataaactgtatacACACTGTACTGCTACGTTCCACAACCTCGCACTCAacgccgccacacacacgcgCGATCtatcggacactcgctaacgttgcgccgcgctgacagaccgtatgtgtgtgataACAGCGAGCACAAACGCTACAGTTGTGAACATAGCACAAACATGCACGGTGTGTAGCCAGGCAgctcgcagctaaactaaatgatgcagtggagacttactgggaaagtggctgcagcgtcgtggctgctacagtaactcttccggtcggtgaactggggactcagttgtctgtggtgctcatacactgcagctggtcataaatgatggatttaacctgtttgtgcttCAGCTTATCGctgcagctgggcggcttgttaggcactacAAATAGCACTGCTGCATGCAACGCATTAATCTGGTCAGTTGACGTTAatatcggttaacgagggttgaTTATCGGTTAGAATTTTGTTTTCTAAATTAGCATCTCTATTGTGTGCACAATGCGGTCCCAGGAGCATGGGGCTGTGATGAGCGTGAGCTTGACCCCCCCTACAACTCAAAAACTTCTCTGGCTTGATCTACAGTGCGTCTCTCTTGTGATACACACCGTTGGTCAAAAGGTTTCAATCATGAAaaggaaatgtttgttttcGGAGGTGCCTGTTTTTGATAGacaatttattgatttatttaattgatttatcttattatttatttattcattcattaaaaatatatatgctggtgtgtgaatatatatgtttatgcaGGTGTGTGGATATATACgcacctatttatttattgaaatatattgactcatttatatatttattacatatttgtatatttattgccTCATTTATGTATTCTAcaggcatatttatttatttgtttatgtttattattaatttaatattgaAAGAAATAGCATTCCCtacaaaataatgtaaaattgGTCTGAAGACAAGACAAGATGAGCAAAAAttggtttaaaaaaattattaaaaaatgaattatcACTGCAAAAATTCAGATGTTTTCCGTATCTGTTCAGAGCACATTATCTGTGCATGTGattaatgtatttgtatttgggTACATCCCTGTCACATGTAcgtgtatgtatatgaatatgtcAAATTGAAGTAAGTTTCAGGTCTCTACAAGTTGATTTTCATACTgcatgaaaatgaatgaaaaatcaaAGGACTCCTGGGTGGAAAGGAAAATACCGTCAGCAACCTAAAACTCCGCTGGGTGTTTTGGAAAATGGCTGGCAGTGATGTTAAGTATGTGTGACTCGTGGTAAATGAGCTGAAACATCAGAAAATTCTGGTCTGGTCCCAGTGGACTGCAGCTGCCCCCAGATGTGTTAAACAGCTGGTGTGGTGTGCTGATGATGATACGTACGTGGACAATGAGTGTCGGGTGGTTTTCTTCCAGTTTGCTTCGGAGCCACAAGAAGTCCTGGTAGCGCCGGCGTACCTCGTACTCACTGGAGTCAAACTCGCCCCGCGTggtctagagagagagaggttacaAATCAGTACCCAATCAGCATGAAGCTTTATCCCTGATCTACCTGGTAGTGGCCAGACCATGCACACCATTGCACTGAAAACTAAACTACTGTCGGACTAAAATACTCGGACGTCAGAGTAAGACTGAGGCCCATTACCAATATCccccctaaaccctgaaccactGAACCACCTTTTAGAAAAAATAGTATTACTGACGCATTTCATTTATACTTTGGATCATAagaaatactgtatttattagCCAACTTTGATAGCATTTAGCAGCGCGCTTGATAGCATTTAATAGTTCACTTGATAGCATTTAGCAGTGCACTTGATAGCATTTAGCAGCGCACTTGATAGCATTTAATAGTTCACTTGATAGCATTTAGCAGTGCACTTGATAGCATTTAGCAGCGCACTTGATAGCATTTAATAGTTCACTTGATAGCATTTAGCAGCGCACTTGATAGCATTTAGCAGCGCACTTGATAGCATTTAGCAGCGCACTTGATAGCATTTAATAGTTCACTTGATAGTATTTAGCAGCGCACTTGATAGCATTTAGCAGCGCACTTGATAGCATTTAATAGTTCACTTGATAGCATTTAGCAGCGCACTTGATAGCATTTAGCAGCGCACTTGATAGCATTTAGCAGCGCACTTGATAGCATTTAGCAGCGCACTTGATAGCATTTAATAGTTCACTTGATAGTATTTAGCAGCGCACTTGATAGCATTTAGCAGCGCACTTGATAGCATTTAGCAGCGCACTTGATAGCATTTAGCAGCGCACTTGATAGCATTTAATAGTTCACTTGATAGTATTTAGCAACGCACTTGATAGCATTTAGCAGCACACTTGATAGCATTTAATAGTTCACTTGATAGCATTTAGCAGTGCACTTGATAGCTTTTAATAGTTCACTTGATAGCATTTAGCAGCGCACTTGATAGCATTTAGCAGCGCACTTGATAGCATTTAATAGTTCACTTGATAGCATTTAGCAGCGCACTTGATAGCATTTAGCAGCGCACTTGATAGCATTTAATAGTTCACTTGATAGTATTTAGCAGCACACTTGATAGCATTTAGCAGCGCACTTGATAGCATTTAGCAGCGCACTTGATAGCATTTAGCAGCGCACTTGATAGCATTTAATAGTTCACTTGATAGTATTTAGCAGCGCACTTGATAGCATTTAGCAGCGCACTTGATAGCATTTAACAGTTCACTTGATAGCATTTAGCAGCGCACTTGATAGCATTTAGCAGCGCACTTGATAGCATTTAGCAGCGCACTTGATAGCATTTATTAGTTCACTTGATAGCATTTAGCAGCACACTTGATAGCATTTAGCAGCGCACTTGATAGCATTTAGCAGCGCACTTGATAGCATTTAGCAGCGCACTTGATAGCATTTAATAGTTCACTTGATAGTATTTAGCAGCGCACTTGATAGCATTTAGCAGCGCACTTGATAGCATTTAATAGTTCACTTGATAGCATTTAGCAGCGCACTTGATAGCATTTAATAATTCACTTGATAGCATTTAGCAGCGCACTTGTTAGCATTTAGCAGTGCACttgttagcatttagcagcgCACTTGATAGCATTTAGCAGAGCACttgttagcatttagcagcgCACTTGACAGCATTTAGCAGCGCACTTGACAGCATTTAGCAGCGCACTTGACAGCATTTAGCAGCGCACTTGATAGCATTTAGCAGTGCACTTCATAGCATTTAATAGCACACTTGATAGCATTTAACGGCGCACTTGATAGCATTTAACGGCGCACTTGATAGCATTTAGCAGTGCACTTCATAGCATTTAGCAGTGCACTTCATAGCATTTAGCAGCGCACTTCATAGCATTTAATAGCGCACTTGTTAGCATTTAACGGCGCACTTGATAGCATTTAGCAGTGCACTTGATAGCATTTAGCAGTGCACTTGATAGCATTTAGCAGTGCACTTGATAGCATTTAATAGTGCACTTGATAGCATTTAATAGTTCACTTGATAGTATTTAGCAGCACACTTGATAGCATTTAGCAGCGCACTTGATAGCATTTAGCAGCGCACTTGATAGCATTTAGCAGCGCACTTGATAGCATTTAATAGTTCACTTGATAGTATTTAGCAGCGCACTTGATAGCATTTAGCAGCGCACTTGATAGCATTTAACAGTTCACTTGATAGCATTTAGCAGCGCACTTGATAGCATTTAGCAGCGCACTTGATAGCATTTAGCAGCGCACTTGATAGCATTTAATAGTTCACTTGATAGCATTTAGCAGCACACTTGATAGCATTTAGCAGCGCACTTGATAGCATTTAGCAGCGCACTTGATAGCATTTAGCAGCGCACTTGATAGCATTTAATAGTTCACTTAATAGTATTTAGCAGCGCACTTGATAGCATTTAGCAGCGCACTTGATAGCATTTAATAGTTCACTTGATAGCATTTAGCAGCGCACTTGATAGCATTTAATAATTCACTTGATAGCATTTAGCAGCGAACTTGTTAGCATTTAGCAGTGCACttgttagcatttagcagcgCACTTGATAGCATTTAGCAGAGCACTTGATAGCATTTAGCAGAGCACttgttagcatttagcagcgCACTTGACAGCATTTAGCAGCGCACTTGACAGCATTTAGCAGCGCACTTGACAGCATTTAGCAGCGCACTTGATAGCATTTAGCAGCGCACTTGATAGCATTTAATAGTGCACTTGATAGCATTTAGCAGTGCACTTCATAGCATTTAATAGCACACTTGATAGCATTTAACGGCGCACTTGATAGCATTTAACGGCGCACTTGATAGCATTTAGCAGTGCACTTCATAGCATTTAGCAGTGCACTTCATAGCATTTAGCAGCGCACTTCATAGCATTTAATAGCGCACTTGTTAGCATTTAACGGCGCACTTGATAGCATTTAGCAGTGCACTTGATAGCATTTAGCAGTGCACTTGATAGCATTTAGCAGTGCACTTGATAGCATTTAATAGTGCACTTGATAGCATTTAATAGTTCACTTGATAGTATTTAACGGCGCACTTGATAGCATTTAGCAGTGCACTTGATAGCATTTAGCAGTGCACTTGAAAGCATTTAGCAGCGCACTTATTGTTTACAAattattatgttgttatttaATATTACTAAAgttaaagtacaaaagtatttgcatcaaatatacataaaattaccaaaagaaaaagtaatgattattcagaataatatatgttatattattgtattctaattattgattcattaacgtgttcatcattttaatgtAGCAGCTGAtgaaggtggagctcatttgaatttcttcatatactgctgggtagtttaatctctaataatacataatttattagttgattatattttgtattaataatctgaatctgctaagtaactaaagttattgaATGTATCAAACTTAGCggtttaaaagagaaaaaagagggaaaaagacGCATCAGCAGATACTCAAGGTTTTGGTATCGGACATGAACAAGTGGTATCGAGCCATCCTTATCAAAGATGCATTACTCTGAGAATGTTTAGCCAGTTAGCACTGAACTCTGAGACACTTCCATAAATGAGGTCTTTTCAGCATGCTGCATGCATACAGATGTGTGCATAAGACCTCCTCACCTTGGTCATGACTCTATACATGATGAAGGTTTCGATGGCAGTGACATGGCTCTCTGGGTGATCAACGGTGGTGAAGATGTCTTTGGTGTCGGCATCTTGCtgctcgtcctcctcctcctccagtctgTACTGGTTGACCATGGAGCTGGGGGAGTTGGGCATGGGACTTCCATCTGCCAGCGATGTGTTCTGGACCAATGAGAGGATGCCACTGTTAGCCCACAGTAATAATGTTTACGGCAAACACAATGTTCTACAAgttctttcattttcatttgaaaaacaGAGTGCAACACCATGAATGTCTTTGAAGGGAGTTTGAGTTTATTTTAGTTTACTGGACAAAATTCCAAATACAgcagtaaaaaaatacaaacgtATGAGACAGTCGACCTCATGCAACAATATTCTCCTACATAAATTTCTCTTAATATTCTGTTAagagcaaaaaaaattaaaataagtgaagtcaactccagatgcgTTCTCAACCACCCACATCTGCTCTCTCCCAGGTGTGATGGATGATTAATCACTTGATCAGAAATTGGAGGCGTGTGGccgattgtttattattagcataggtaacgtccCTTTATCACTATATAAGAgaatgtattagcataggtaacgtccctttaacactatataagagaatgtattagcataggtaacgtccCTTTAACACTATATAAGAGAATGTACTAGCATAGGTAACGTCCCTTTAACACTATATAAGAGAATGTACTAGCATGGGTAACCTCCCTTTAACACTATATAAGAGAATGTACTAGCATAGGTAACGTCCCTTTAACACTATATAAGAgaatgtattagcataggtaacgtccCTTTAACACTATATAAGAGAATGTACTAGCATAGGTAACGTCCCTTTAACACTATATAAGAGAATGTACTAGCATGGGTAACGTCCCTTTAACACTATATAAGAGAATGTACTAGCATGGGTAACCTCCCTTTAACACTATATAAGAGAATGTACTAGCATAGGTAACGTCCCTTTAACACTATATAAGAGAATGTACTAGCATAGGTAACGTCCCTTTAACACTATATAAGAGAATGTACTAGCATAGGTAACGTCCCTTTAACACTATATAAGAGAATGTACTAGCATGGGTAACCTCCCTTTAACACTATATAAGAGAATGTACTAGCATAGGTAACATCCCTTTAACACTATATAAGAGAATGTACTAGCATAGGTAACGTCCCTTTAACACTATATAAGAGAATGTACTAGCATGGGTAACGTCCCTTTAACACTATATAAGAGAATGCACTAGCATGGGTAACCTCCCTTTAACACTATATAAGAGAATGTACTAGCATAGGTAACGTCCCTTTAACACTATATAAGAGAATGTACTAGCATAGGTAACGTCCCTTTAACACTATATAAGAGAATGTACTAGCATGGGTAACCTCCCTTTAACACTATATAAGAGAATGTACTAGCATAGGTAACGTCCCTTTAACACTATATAAGAgaatgtattagcataggtaacgtccctttaacactatataagagaatgtattagcataggtaacgtccCTTTAACACTATTTAAGAGAATGTATAGGTAACTTCCCTTTAACACTATTTAAGAtaatgtattagcataggtaatgTCCCTTTAACACTATATAAGAGAATGTATAGGTAACTTCCCTTTAACACTATATAAGAGAATGTATAGGTAACTTCCCTTTAACACTATATAAGAgaatgtattagcataggtaatgTCCCTTTAACACTATATAAGAGACTGTATAGGTAACTTCCCTTTAACACTATTTAAGAtaatgtattagcataggtaacgtccctttaacactatataagagaatgtattagcataggtaacgtccCTTTAACACTATATAAGAGAATGTACTAGCATGGGTAACCTCCCTTTAACACTATTTAAGAtaatgtattagcataggtaacgtccCTTTAACGCTATATAAGACAATGTATTAGCATAAGTAACGTCCCGTTAACACTACAGTATATAAGAgaatgtattagcataggtaacgtccCGTTAACACTATAGTATATAAGAgaatgtattagcataggtaacgtccCTTTAACACTATTTAAGAtaatgtattagcataggtaacgtccctttaacactatataagagaatgtattagcataggtaacgtccctttaacactatataagagaatgtattagcataggcaacgtccctttaacactatataagagaatgtattagcataggtaacgtccCTTTAACACTATTTAAGAgaatgtattagcataggtaacgtccCTTTAACACTATTTAAGAgaatgtattagcataggtaaagTCGCTTTAACACTATATAAGAGAATgtactaagataagataagataagatgaacctttattaatccccggagggaaattcaggtgtcaaagcagcaacatcagcaaacatagtgaatcacaggagaggtaaaggtatacaaaaattctaaagacaataatagagatataaaagatacagagtgaatgggtgaacatagtgtgtacagtccgtcaataaataaatgtagaatgtacaataaataaataaataaataaatgtaatatgtacatatgtgcagtcagcaataaagtggtatataggatgtatagtgtaaagtgagtgtaaagtgcgccagatagtgcatgtttaaatttcttaaaagtcctaatagttgtcatatgggggtcagccttggttgtggagcttgatggctaccagcatgaaggactgacccaggcgctttgtgttgtgccgaggagggatgagtctgtggctgaaggtgctcctcatcttgactagctcatcatggagggggtggaaGGGGTTTtccaggatagcgtccagcttcctcctcatcctgccctctgccaccacctccagaccgtccagctcagatccaaccacagagccagccctcctcaccagcctgttcagTCTGTTGGCATCCCTTGTGTTCATGTTACCCCCCCAACATACCACAGCAAAAAAGAGAACACTGGCtactacagactggtaaaacatctgcagcagcctattgcATACATTAAAAGACCTGAGCCTCCTCAGGAAGAACAGTTTGCTCTGTCCCTTCCTGTAGAGGGCCTCGGTGTTATCAGTCCAGTCAAGTCTACTGTTCATATGTACTCCCAGGAACTTGTAggtgtccaccacctccacctcctcccctcggATGGTGATGGGAGTTGGGGGCCTCGTGCTCCGCCGGAAGTCCACCACCAGCTCCTTGGTCTTTCCAATGTTGAGCTGGAGGTGATTGTTATCACACCACCCTATGAAGTTCTCCACCAGGGCTCTGTACTCCTCCTCATTGTCATCTGTGATGCAGCTGACGATGGAGGAGTCATCGGAGAACTTCTGTAGGTGGCATGTACCCGAGTGGAAGCGAAAGTCGGAGGTGTAGGTGGTGGACAGGAAGGGAGACAGCACAGTTCCTTGGGGGGCGCCGGTGTTGCTCACCAGCACATCTGACAGGCTGCCCTGCAGTCTGACATACTGTGGTCTGCTGGTGAGGTAGTCCGTAATCCAGGCCACCAGGCCATGATCTACCTGCATCACTGAGAGCTTCTCAGCTAGCCGGAGTGGCAGGATGGTGTTGAAGGCACTGGAGAAGTCAAAGAACAATATTCTTACAGTGCTGTGCGGCCTCTCCAGGTGAGTGTAGGCTCTGTGGAGCATATAGGTGATGGCATCATCCACACCGATGTTTTCCTGGTATGCAAACTGCAGGGGGTCCCAGAAGTCGCTCACAAGGGGCTTGAGGTGCTGCAGAACCAGTCTCTCAAAGATCTTCATGACGTGTGACGTCAGAGCAACTGGCCTGTAGTCATTGGGGGTGCTGGGGTGTCCCTTCTTGGCCACCGGGACGATGCAGGAGGTCTTCCAGAGCTGGGGAACCTTCTTCAGCCTCAGGGAGAGGCTGAAGAGGTGCTGGAACGCTGCTGCCAGCTCCCCAGCACACGCCTTGAGCACCCTGGGGTTGATGTTGTCTGGTCCCCTGGCCTTGTTCACGCTGATCTTTGAGAGCTGCTTCCTCACCTGGCCCCTTGTGATGATCAGGGTGGATGTTGCAATGTCTCCAGGTGCAAAGGACATGCTGTGGATGTGCTCCTCAGGGTAGGTATGGGGGGGgcaagctgctgctgcctcctgggGATGGGTgctggggggaggaggagaggtgtggaaggggggggaggaggagaggtgtggaaggggggggaggaggaggggaaggagaggtGTGGAGGGGGGGCACTGGTGTTAGTGAGTGAGGACCCAGGCTGTCCTGCTGAGCTCATGGGGGTTGGTTGGTCAAACCTGTTGAAAAACAGGTTTAGCTCATTTGCATGTTCCTGGGTCCCCTCAACACCAGGGCTCGGCTGTTTGTAGCCAGTTATCTTcctgaaccccccccccacacctcccTGGAGCTGTCGGCCTGTAGTCTCCCCTCCAGTCTGTCTTTGTAGGTGTCCTTGGCCGCCCTCAgctccttcttcagctccttcTGGACAACCTTGGCCCCCTCAATGTCCCCGGCCATGAACGCCCTCTTCTTCCTGTTCAACAGGGCTTTAATGTCCCCATTGATCCAGGGCTTGTTGTTAGGAAAGCAGCGTACCTTTTTGGTGGGTACGATGCTCTCCTCACAGAACCTAATGTAGTCTGTGATGCAGTGGGAGAGCCCATCGATGTCCTCACCGTGGACCCTGTCAAACAACTCCCAGTCTGTTGACCTGTAACactccctcagctcctcctcaacTTCCACTGACCACTGTTGAACAGTCCTGGTGGTGGCGGGCTGCCTCCTGACAACAGGCTTATATGTTGGCACAAGCCCGATGAGGTTGTGGTCTGAACCGCCAAGGGGGGGGAGAACAGTGGCGCTGTATGCCTCCTTAATGTTGGCATACAGCAGGTCCAGGGTCTTATTGTGTCTTGTGTTACAGGTCACATACTGGGTGAAGTTCGACAGGGCTCTGGAGACCTTCACATGGTTAAAATCACCATTTACAATGATGAATAGGCTGGGGTGCCTCGTCTGTAATCCCGCGACGGTGGAGTGGATGACGTCACTTGCCTGCACCGCCACAGCAATCGGTTGAATGTAAACAGTAACTATGATGCAGTGTGAGAACTCTCGAGGCAGATAATATGGCCTCAAACTCACAGCCAGCAGCTCAATGTCCGGGGTACAGATGCGCTCCTTTACGGTGATGTGTTTGGGATTACACCATCTGGAGTTAACAAAGACAGCAAGCCCTCCGCCTTTCTTTTTACcgctctgtttgtctctgtcagCTCGCACCACCGTGAAGCCTTCCGGTTCCACTAAGCAGTCTGGTATAATCCCCTTCAACCATGTCTCCGTAAAGCACAGCACACTGGACTCTCGGTATTCCCGTTGGTCTTTCACCAGGGCTGCTAGCTCGTCCGTCTTGTTGGCCAGAGATCTCACATTGCCCATGATCACTGAAGGCAGGACGGGTTtaaatctcctcctctccttctccctcctccccctcacgATCACACCGGCTCTTGATCCCCGTCTGTGTCGCCGTATCTCAGCAGGTAAATCCTTTGGTGGCGCTGCTACTCGGTCCCGAAAGGCGAGGAGCGCTTCAAATGAATACACCGTCCGTTGTCCGATCATGTCCGTTTGTCAGGCTAACTAAATATAATAACTAAATAAGACGGCTGTGAAAAAGGAAACTATTTACATAAAGTGTGCAGTATACTATCACTGACAAAAACTAAGCGCAGTAGAAAGTTAAAAGTAACGAAAAAGTagcaaaaaagacaaagaaagtaGAAACACGGAGAGCTACTAAGACAGGCTGCCACTCGCGTCGGCGCCTAGCAACCCCACTAGCATAGCATACTAGCTTACTAGCATACTAGCATAGGTAACGTCCCTTTAACACTATATAAGAGAATGTATTTGCATTGGAAAGTGTCCATTTAACACTATATAAGAGAATGTATAAGCATAGGTAAAGTCGCTTTAACACTATATAAGAgaatgtattagcataggtaacatcccattaacactat from Sebastes fasciatus isolate fSebFas1 chromosome 21, fSebFas1.pri, whole genome shotgun sequence encodes:
- the snx7 gene encoding sorting nexin-7 isoform X1, with the protein product MSGQTVPADFSGHMLDLDEDDDLEVFSKNTSLADGSPMPNSPSSMVNQYRLEEEEDEQQDADTKDIFTTVDHPESHVTAIETFIMYRVMTKTTRGEFDSSEYEVRRRYQDFLWLRSKLEENHPTLIVHPLPEKFVMKGMVERFNDDFIETRRKALDRFLDKTSEHPILSYSPHFKVFLTAQELLSHKKQGPGFLSRMGETVRAVANSVRGLKSRPEEFALMQEYVEDFSNKMSSVDKVTLRIIKEQREYLDELKQYSPTYTQWAGSEEELAEPLKGVAGCVERCSKETEEQIHHLSDVLVPALHEYVLCAETLKAVMRRRDNIQAEYEAKNEALASRRVEQEDLQDEVDGLADRVEQANNALKGDWSRWQSSMRTDLKSAFLSTAEKNVEYYEKCLAVWESFLLSQRVEPSEQTDGDDAS
- the snx7 gene encoding sorting nexin-7 isoform X2, with amino-acid sequence MSGQTVPADFSGHMLDLDEDDDLEVFSKNTSLADGSPMPNSPSSMVNQYRLEEEEDEQQDADTKDIFTTVDHPESHVTAIETFIMYRVMTKTTRGEFDSSEYEVRRRYQDFLWLRSKLEENHPTLIVHPLPEKFVMKGMVERFNDDFIETRRKALDRFLDKTSEHPILSYSPHFKVFLTAQELLSHKKQGPGFLSRMGETVRAVANSVRGLKSRPEEFALMQEYVEDFSNKMSSVDKVTLRIIKEQREYLDELKQYSPTYTQWAGSEEELAEPLKGVAGCVERCSKETEEQIHHLSDVLVPALHEYVLCAETLKAVMRRRDNIQAEYEAKNEALASRRVEQEDCLAVWESFLLSQRVEPSEQTDGDDAS